A single Perca flavescens isolate YP-PL-M2 chromosome 2, PFLA_1.0, whole genome shotgun sequence DNA region contains:
- the lrrtm1 gene encoding leucine-rich repeat transmembrane neuronal protein 1 produces MLMDFLLIGLYLKWPLKKPPGLILCLLGICLRTVPLVEGVCPRLCRCDSKLLYCEGLNLTDIPRNLSSAMGLSMRENNLTELREGQLVGLSQLTWLYLDHNNIDIVEEGAFDRLRRVKELDLSSNRIESLPNGTFRPLPNLRILDLSYNRLQALEPDLFHGLRKLTNLHLRYNALKFVPVRIFQDCRSMQFLDLGYNQLQSLARNSFAGLFKLTELHLEHNELVKVNLAHFPRLISLRTLYMHNNRATVVVNTLDWTWHFLEKIDLSANEIEYMEPHVFESAPNLKVLMLDSNRLTSVEQRILDSWSSLDSITLAGNDWECSRNVCALASWLSAFRGQRDNSLLCSSPDTAQGEDVLDAVYAFHLCEDPQMEVTTAGLYASTRDLAQGGSVFQGPFTPNPYEGEGSEVVTSSFTVTVGHDDLESTMQIHKVVTGTMALIFSFLIIVLMLYVAWKCFPAGIRQLRQCFSSQRRKQKQKQSMQQMAAISTPEYYVDYKPNHIEGALVIINEYGSCTCQQQPSRECEV; encoded by the coding sequence ATGCTAATGGATTTCCTTCTAATTGGACTGTACTTAAAGTGGCCACTGAAGAAGCCCCCTGGGTTGATACTGTGTTTATTGGGAATATGTCTAAGAACGGTTCCCTTGGTTGAGGGGGTTTGTCCAAGGCTGTGCCGCTGCGACAGCAAGCTGCTGTACTGCGAGGGGCTCAACCTCACAGACATTCCCCGCAATCTGAGCAGCGCTATGGGCCTGTCCATGAGAGAGAACAACTTGACCGAGCTGCGTGAAGGCCAACTGGTTGGTCTGTCACAGCTCACCTGGCTCTACCTAGATCACAACAACATTGACATTGTAGAGGAGGGTGCATTTGACAGGCTAAGACGGGTCAAGGAGTTAGACCTCAGCAGCAACCGCATTGAGAGTCTGCCAAATGGTACCTTTAGGCCCCTCCCAAACCTGCGTATCCTGGACCTCTCATACAACAGGCTGCAGGCACTAGAGCCTGACCTGTTCCACGGCCTTAGAAAGCTCACCAATTTACATTTGCGCTACAATGCTCTCAAATTTGTGCCAGTGCGGATTTTTCAAGACTGCCGGAGCATGCAGTTTCTAGACTTGGGATACAACCAACTGCAGAGCTTGGCACGAAACTCCTTCGCTGGCCTCTTCAAGTTGACTGAGTTGCATCTTGAGCACAATGAGCTGGTTAAAGTCAACCTAGCCCACTTTCCTCGCCTCATCTCTTTACGCACCCTGTACATGCACAACAATCGTGCCACTGTTGTTGTCAATACACTGGACTGGACATGGCATTTTTTAGAGAAGATTGACCTGTCAGCCAATGAAATCGAGTACATGGAGCCACATGTTTTTGAGAGCGCACCCAACCTCAAGGTGCTCATGCTAGACTCCAATCGGTTGACCTCTGTGGAACAGCGCATCCTAGATTCGTGGTCATCTTTGGACAGCATTACCCTGGCAGGGAATGACTGGGAGTGCAGTCGCAATGTGTGTGCCTTGGCCTCTTGGCTGAGTGCCTTCCGAGGCCAGCGTGATAATTCCCTGCTGTGTTCAAGCCCCGACACCGCACAGGGCGAGGATGTGTTGGATGCTGTCTATGCTTTTCACCTATGTGAGGATCCCCAAATGGAAGTAACTACAGCAGGCCTGTACGCCTCTACAAGGGATCTGGCCCAGGGTGGTTCTGTTTTCCAGGGCCCATTTACTCCTAACCCTTATGAGGGTGAGGGTAGCGAGGTGGTTACCAGTTCTTTCACTGTCACAGTGGGCCACGATGACCTGGAGAGCACCATGCAGATTCACAAGGTGGTGACTGGCACCATGGCACTCATCTTTTCCTTTCTCATCATTGTGCTCATGCTGTATGTGGCATGGAAGTGTTTTCCAGCTGGAATAAGACAACTTAGGCAGTGCTTCAGCAGTCAGCGCCGTAAGCAGAAGCAAAAGCAAAGCATGCAGCAGATGGCTGCAATTTCTACACCGGAGTACTATGTTGACTATAAACCTAACCACATTGAGGGAGCCCTGGTAATCATCAATGAATATGGCTCTTGCACTTGCCAACAGCAACCTTCTCGGGAATGTGAGGTGTGA